The genomic interval AACCACTATCGTTGGTCTACTCGACAGGTGATTCGCACCACTCGACAGGCGATTTTGCAGCAGATTGCCACTCATCTGCCTCATGCCAAAATACCGATCCGGATTTTGATTGACTTAACAACCTTAGAAAAAAGTGGCAAGTTTCGGCAGTTGAGTACACCAACCTCAGATCCCGATCACCCCGACCCCTGGGTGCGCTTTTTGAATGGTAAACGAGGTCTGCACCTGGTTGTCCTCTACCTGGTCGTGGGGGAGTGGCGAGTGCCCTGGAGCTTTCGGGTTTGGCGAGGCAAGGGCTATGCTAGTCCGGCTCAGTTGGGGTGCAAGTTGTTGGCAACGGTGCCCCAGTCCCTGCTCAAGGGGCGAGTGGTGCTGGTGCAAGCCGATACCGAGTTTGGCACCGTTGAGTTTCTCAATGCCGTTCGCCAACGCTCTTGGCGGTTAGTCGTGGGTCTCAGGAGCAATCGCACCCTGCAAGATGGTCGCTGCCTCAAAGACCTTTACCGGCACGCGAAGCGGGGTCTCCAGGTGGTTCTCAAGGACATCGACTATCCCCTCACTGTCTCCTGGTTTTGGCTGAAGCGAGCGGATAACAAACGAGAATTACGATTTGTCGCCTCCACCTATCCGTATTCTGGGGCGTATCTCGTCCAGTTGGGGCGCAAGCGTTGGGCAATTGAAGGCTTTTTCAAAACTGCCAAGCATCAGTTTGGTTTGCATTGCTTTGGTCAAAGCACCCAGTTAGGCGTGTATCGTTGGTTGATTTTGTCGCTGATTGCTTACTTGTTGGCGCATTGGATAGATCAATGGTCACTTCCGTCTGTACTGGACTGGAAGATTGCCAGTCGCTTGGCAGTTGAAACGTTATTGCCCTCGATTGTCTGGTTTCAATTACTTAAACAGATCCGAAGGAGCACAGATATTGCCGCACAATATGGCTTTGAAATTACGCTCAAATCATTGCCTGACCCAGCTTACTGGGAAAGGTGCAAGATCTGAGCTAAGAAAGATTACAAGCGAGCCATCAGCGATTACAGTCAAGTGATTAAACTCCAACCCAATTTCGCTGACGTTTACAATAACCGGGGCATTGCTTATTCCAAAAATGAAGACCTTGACCACGCAATCGTTGACTATAACCAAGTAATCAAACTCAAACCTGAATATAGTTTGGCTTACTACAATCGAGGCAATACTTACTACCTTCAAGGAAAATATAAACAGGCAATAGCCGATTATACAAAAGCCATCGATTACACAATATATATACCCCTTTCTAAACAGTTATATTTTTATGGCAGCCAGAAAGACTACGAGCAAGCAAGAGCTAATTCCACAAAAATAAGCCAGATTGATGGAAATTGGAGAGGTATTAATCTTGCAGATGGTTATTACAACCGTGGCAATGCATATGCAAGGTATAAGGATTACGAGCAAGCAATTGCCGATTACGCCAAAGTCGTTGAACTTGATCCTAATAATGCTGATGTTTATAAAAATCGAGGCAATGTCTACTCTGCCATGAAGGATTACGACCTAGCGATTGCTGACTACACCTACTCGATTAAGCTCAAGTCTAACGATGCTGATGCTTACTACAATCGAGGCATTGCCTATGACGACAAACGAGACTATGAGCGGGCGATCGTTGACTACACCCAGGCAATTAAACTCAAGCCAGACTTTTCTATCGCTTACAACAATCGAGGACTTGCTTATGGTGAGAAACGGAACTTTGAGCGTGCTATTTCTGATCTCAACCAGGCAATCAAGCTCAAACCTGATGATGCTAACGCCTACGACAGTCGAGGTACGATTTACCGGAATAAGGGCGATAAGAAGAGTGCAATTAGAGACTTCAAGAAGGTTCTTGAACTAACCAAAGATCCAGATTTGAGAAAAAATGCGAAGCAGGAGTTGAAAAAGCTGGGAGTGCGGTAACTTGACCAGGGTCAGATCCCCGACTTTTCCAAAAAAGTCGGGGATCTCAAGGCACAGTTTTCCTTTTGCCAACGCCTACCAGCTAATCAAGAAATTTCATCCCATAGACGAGCAGGTACAAACCGGTTCAAATGATCGACATTTGTTGTCGCAACTGTCACAGTATTACCCAAATCAACCAGAACTGCTGCCTGCGCTGCCAAGATCACATCTGCATCGAGTGATCTGTCATCTGCTGTAGGATAGCCTTGCTGACGAGCTTGCGCCCAGAATTCAGCCGCTCTTAGCATCACCTCTGTTGTAATCGGAACATAACCAAGTATCGTTTTAAGGGTATCGAGTCGTTGGATTCCTTTGAGTTTATTGGCACGCAGCAATTCCCGGCGAACTTCGTAGTCCCAAATTTCTGGTATCCGAACAACTGTCCCAGTCTGGAGTAAAGCTTGCAACCATGCTTTGATTGCTGGATTTTTGCGCGGATGGCTGATCATCCCCAAAGGCCCAGCATCTAGTAAAACAACGCGGTTCAATGAAACAGACTCCGGGCAGAAACGGTTTTACGCTGTTGGTTGAGAGACTGAACTAGCTTAGACCAGGTTTCTTCTTCATAACCAGACTCATCAGCGATCCACTCATCCAAAATCTGCATTAACTCTGAAATCTGTTCAGGAGTAAGCGGTTGCAGTAGAGATACCTGCTCAGGTTCTTCTGGATACTCAATCGATTGCATAAAAATATCCCCCAGAGTTCTGCCTCAACAGATGTTCACTCTGATTTTATCCTAATGCTGACTTTGCTGTTTCTGCGAGATACCACCCAAGCCAAGTCAGGAAGCTTTTTGGGCAAAGCCTCAGGCACAGATTCGACGCTCGCAACTTCGACCTCAAAGCTTGGACAATCGTGTTCAGAACATGAACGGTGAACTTCGGAGCTTGAGCGATCGTGCTTTAAGCATGAACGGTGAACCTCTGAGCTTGGAAGATCGTGTTCTGAGCATGAAACTTGAACCTCAGAACTCAGAATTTTGACCTCTGAGCTTGGACGATCGTGTTCAGACCTCGAACGTTGAACCTTTGAGCATGAACGTTGAACCTTTGACCTCGGAATTTCGACCTTTGAGGTTGAGCGATCGTGTTCTGACCTCGAACGTTGAACCTTTTAGCATGAACGTTAAACCTTTGACCTCGGAATTTTGCCCTTTGAGGTTGAGCGATCGTGTTCAGAACGCGAAACTTCGACCTTTGAGCTTGGGCGATCGTGTTCTGAGCATGAACGGTGAATCTTTGAAGTTGGGCGATCATACTCTGAACTCAAAACCTGGGCTTCTGAACACAAAACCTCAGCGCCTAAGCCTGGTTCATTTTCAGTTGTTCTAATTTCTGCCTGATCAAGATTTCCACTTCTTCAACTTCAGCAGGCGATTTCGGAATATCAAAAGTCTCTGGAGATGCCTCGGACGTAAACCGGTCAACAAATGCCTGGAAAGCGCTCTGATCATCAGGATGAGCAATCACGTAAGCCCTGAGTTCCGGTTTAGTCATGGCACCAAAGTCAGGCTTGCTCACAAGCACCTCCAAAGACCATTCCGATAAACTTCCTATATGCAGCAGCATCCCTGACCCCTGACCCCTAACCCCTGATACCTGCTATACAATCAGGGTGAAACGTCCAGCAGGAGCGATCGCCCAATGACAGTTTCAGCCGGAAAACGCATGACGTTAACAGAGTTCCTGCACTTCGACAATGATACCGGAACTCGCTATGAACTCGTTGATGGAGTCTTAGTTGACATGGGGGCTGAAAGTACAAACAACACCTCCATTGCAATGGCTCTAGCATTTTGCTTGATGCAACAGCTTGGCATTCCCGCCTATCGATTGGCAACAAAGCATTGGATTCAGGTTCGCAGCACCAAAGATACCGCTCGCACCCCAGACTTGATTGTGCATTCTGAAGCATCTTATGCTGCGATCGCGGGTGATCCTGAAGCGCTGCTCAAATTAACCGATCCTGCACCTTTGCTCGTTGTAGAAGTGGTTTCTCCAGGTAAGCCAGGAACACCAAATTACGATCGCGATTACATTGAAAAGCGCCAGGAATATGCCACTCGTGGCATTCCAGAATATTGGCTGATTGACCCGCAGCGCCAGGTTGTGATGGTGCTATGGATCGAGGCAGAAGCTTATCAAGCGGTTACTTACACCGGGGAAGATGCGATCGTCTCACCTACATTTCCCAACCTTTCGCTAACAGTAGAACAGATCTTGCGTGCAGGACGCTCCTAATAAAGTTGAACCTGACTAAGCGTTGATGTGAAACTAACCCTGTATTAAATCTTCCAAGGATTGTATGCAAAAACTCCTGATTACGGGAGCCAGTGGTTTTTTAGGGTGGCATCTCTGCCAGGTTGCGGCGGCGGATTGGGAGGTGTATGGAACTTGCCTTTCGCGATCGATTCAGGTGCCAGGAACAAAAACACTCCCGGTTGATCTGAGCAACTTTCAAGACCTCAAAACCCTCTTTCAAACCGTCCAACCCGATGCTGTGATTCACCTGGCAGCGCAGGCTAACCTGAATCGGTGTCAGGAACAACCCAAAGCATCCCATCTCATTAATGTCACTGTTTCCAGCCATATCGCCGGACTTTGTGCAGACTACGGCATCCCCTGTGCCTTCTCCTCCACAGACCAGGTATTTGATGGCTTGCATCCCCCCTATCGGGAAACGGATTCCGTCTCTCCGATCAACCGCTATGGGGAACAAAAAGCTTTAGCAGAGAACGAGATGCAGAGCCGTTATCCCCAAACAGCCATTTGCCGGATGCCGCTCATGTTTGGAGCAGTGCCACCCACTGCCAGCAGCTTCCTGCAACCCTTCATTCAAACCCTGAAAGAGGGACGGGAACTCAATCTGTTTGTGGATGAGATTCGCACTCCCGTCAGTGGTACTACGGCTGCCACAGGTCTACTGCTGGCACTCCAACAGGTACAGGGATTGATTCACCTGGGCGGCAAGGAACCGATCTCCCGCTATGACTTTGGTCGCCTGATGGTGGAAGTGTTGGAACTGCCCGCCGCTGGTTTGAAGGCATGCCGTCAACAGGATGTAAAAATGGCAGCCCCCCGCCCACCGGATGTTTCTCTAGACAGTTCAAAGGCGTTTGATTTGGGCTATGCGCCTCCGTCTTTGCGAGAGGAATTGGAGAGGGTTAGGGAAAGGATGAGGGAGGAAGGATGAGGGATAAAAGGGGGAAGGGGAAAGGGGAAGGGGAAGGGAGAAAGGGGAAGGGGAAAGGAGAGGGTATTTCTCAGTTCTCAACAGCAGCACTTGGCTTCCGCTTAAGAGGGTGTTTGAAAAGTCCTACTGTCGGTAGCAAAGATGCCATCCCCCTAAATCCCCCTTAATCAGGGGACTTTAAGCCTGTTTCCCCCTTTTTAAGGCTACCGTGTACACACAAGTCGGAAATCTGTGAACACAAGTCCTGAAACCCTTGCTCTGCCTCAACTTTGGAAATTGGCTGAAATCTCAATAATCTCGGCTTATTGAGAACCGGCAACGAGAAATCAAGGTTGTGGAGGATCAGGTTTTCGGAAAACGAATCAGCGATCGACTTGTGTGTACACCGTAGCCTTTTTAAGGGGGGTTAGGGGGATCTCTGAGTGTTGCATCTTACAGTCCATACCTTTTCAAACATCCTCCAAGACTCAAAACTCAAAACTCAAAACTTAAAACTTATAATTCTCAATTCATCGGCGGCGGTGTCTTGCTCCGCGATATTGCATTTGCCGCTTGAGGGCGTACTCGGCAGCAAATTGGGGGATATCGCCGCGATGTCCCATAACAATCACGGTGTCTCCTTCGTGCAGAAAAACTTCGCGGCTGGGATGGATGATAGTGGAGCCATCTGCCCGCCGCAGTGCCACGATCAAAAATGTGCCATGTCCCCGCACTTCAATTGTGCCAATGCTGGTGCCAATGAGGGTTGAACCGGGCGGAATCAGCAATTCATCAATTTGCAAATCAATCTGTGCCAGCAGTTCGTTGATCGATCGCCGTCCGTCGCTTTCTTCTAAAAAGTTGAGTGAGGCTGGATGGGTGATGATTTGAGACATGCGAAATGCACCAATCTCTGCGGGTAGGACGACGTGATCTGCGCCCGCTTGCCGGAGTTTCTTCTCGGTCGTTGGGAACTCGCCTCGTGCCAGGATAATGAGATCTGCGTTGAGATTGCGGGCAGTCAGGGTAATAAAGACATTGATGGCATCGTCAGGGAGGACGGTTGCCAGTGCCCTTGCCCGATCGATGCCAACAGAGTCGAGGATCACTTCGTCAGAGGCGTTGCCCAGATGCACCAGGTAGCCTCTTGCTTCTGCGGCTGCGATGCGATCGGGATTATTGTCAATCACAACAAATGGGATCTTTGCATCGACCAGTTTGCGGGCCAGAATTTGTCCGATCCGACCAAAGCCACAAATGATGATGTGGCCACTCAACTGGGCAATTTCCCGTGTCATCCGTCTTGCTCCCAATGCTTTATTTAACTCACCTTCCGCCACCATCTGGAGGAATCCACCCACAATGTAGACAACCGCAGTGTAACCAGCGACGATCACAAATATGGTGAAGATCCGCAGCGGTGGGTTCATTGGACCGATTTCACCAAAGCCGACACCAAAAACGGTGATCACTACCATGTAGATGGCATCCAGCAAGTTCCAGCCTGCCAGCATATAGCCAGCGACCGCTACCACAAAGATGACTGAGAAGCAGACTGCACCAACCAGGATTTTTTTGAGGGATTGTCTCATCAGGTCAGGTTAACGTGATCAATGGAATTTCGGAAGTGAAGGTGGCGATCGCTACCTGTTACCTCTCCGCCAGTCAGGAACAGAAGATTATTAAAGGTCAGGTTTGCCCCCGGTTTTGTATAGACTGCACCAAATAAAAAGTCCCCACACTGGAAGAGTGCAGGGAAGAGGGGGCGGGGAAAAGATAAAGGGTGAAGGATAAAGGATAAAAGGGGGAGGTGTCAGGCTTCGACGTTAGCTTCAGGCGAATGGTGGCAGGTGCTAGGAGCGGAAGGCAGAAGGCAAGCAAGAATTTAGGAGCAGGAGACAGGAGCCAGAATTCACTCAAAACTCCTCCCTCCACCTCCCTACTCCCTACGCCCCATTCCCTATTTCCTGCGGTGACGGATATAGGTAATGCTTGCTCCAGCCATTAGCAGACCTGCGATCGAGGCGGGTTCGGGAACAGGTGCCGCAGTGAAGGTGAGGGAATCCTGGGCAAAATAGCGACCGGAGATGGGTCCATCCTGGCTGAAGGCATAGCCGACCACAGTGCTTTGCAGTTCCGTATTACTGCGCCAACCGCGTCCATTGAGAGGGGTGTTCGCGGGGGCTGTAACCCAGAAGGCATAATTGGCGGGACCGATAAAGTAACTGAAGGGGGCCAGGTTTGTCAGTCCCCAGGAAACAGCGGTGAATCCCGGTTCACTGCCCTGAAAAGTAGAGGTAAATGTGGTGAATTCAGCCGCATCCAGTTGACCGTTTTCGTTGGCATCGATACCAGCAAATTCACCTGATAACGTTCCACTGGAGGTCAGATCTTGCTGAAATGTAAAACTGTATGCCTGAGCACTGTTGGCATGGATGACAAGCATACCTGCGGTTACACTGGTTGCTGCGATCGCCCATTTTAGAAACTGCTTGAACACGTTTTTTCTCCTACTGTTGATGCAATTTGAGCAGGCAAAGGCAGGGACCGCAAGATACCCTGCAAGTCAATCAAGGACCAGGATCTGTCAGCTTGCAGCAATCCGCCTATGGGGGTTAATGCTGTCTATAGCAGTCCTAAATTAGTTGTGAGATGGAGAGGCTTTGTGAGAAATGATTCCATCGGAATTCTTGCTCACGATCCAAATAGGATCGCTATATCTGCCCAACGCTTCAATTTCAGCAAATTGCTCTGTAAGGGGTGAGTGTTCCTAACGACACGGTTTATGAAGTTTTGATGAAGTCGTGGATCACCCGTTCGATCACTGCGATCGTTTCTTCCACCATGCGTTCTTCCCGAAACAGTTCCTCTGCCCGGCGTTTGCAGGACTGTCCCACCTTTTGCCGGAGAGGAGCATCCTCAGCCCAGGTACGCAAAGTGGATACTAACTCCTGAATCATTGCCCTGGAATCGTAGAGTGGTGAAGTCAATAATTTTCCGGTTTCACCCAAACCCTCGGGTACACCACTAACCGCAGAGGCGGCAACGGGTATTCCCTTAGCCATCGCTTCCATCACGGCTAAAGGTAATCCTTCTGACTCGGAGGGCAGCACAAAAATGTCGCTGGCATCCAGCCAATCCTCGATCGCATCTAGCTCTCCCACAAACGTGACCCGATCGTCCACCCCTGCCTGTCTAACTGCTTGCTTGAAATGATCCTCCAGGGTGCCTTTGCCTGCCCAGACAAAGTAGAGGTTAGACCCCACGGATGTTTGTTTAAGTTGCTTAATTGCTGCAAGCTGGTACTGGTAGCCTTTGATGATACTCTATGCGGGCAGCGGTAAAACAAACCACAGCATCAGCCGGAATATGCCATTGCTGGCGCAGGCGCGATCGCACGTCTGGGTCGGGCGATCGAAAATAGGTGGCGGGTCGTCCACAGTAGATCACCTGTCCCTTGTCTGCCGCCAGCCCAAACAGTTTACGTAGCAACATCAGATTGTTTTGGGAGACTGCAATGACCGCTTTTGCCTCAACATATTGCTGTGCCAGTTCGGCATAGGCTTGGGGAACTTCCTTCGGTTTAATCGGATGAACCAGATGTTCGATGATGATGAAGGGAATATTTGCTCGAATGGCAGCCCGTTTGGGCGAAAAGTTGGCGATCGGTCCCCCATTGCTCAAGATCAGTAAATCGGGTGCTATTTCCCGCACAATTCGTTCTGCCTCTGCTGGAGTAGCTGATTCCAACCAGAAATGCTGCTGAATCCCAAGCTGCTTTTGTTGCTGGGCAAACCACTCCGCCCGCTGCCGGGTGCGCTCCATCCCCTCAGCGCCAAACATCTGAACCAGTGCCTCAGGAATATCCTGCACATAGGTTATCTGATACCCTAAAGCTGCCAGGGCACAAAGAATGGAGTGGTTGTACTGCAAGATTCCCCCGATCGCAGGGGAGGCGTACAGCAAAATATGAGGAGCCACGGAGTTATTAGGGGGGCTGAGTGGTTAGTTGCTAGAATAGACAACGCTGTTCGACAACTAACACAGATCAATCATTTTCAACAACGGAGGAAGCATTGGGAATTAAGAATTGAGAGTTTTGAGTTTTAAGTTTTAAGTTTTAAGTTTTGAGTTAAGAAACAGTGAAACAGTGAGACAGTTAACAGTCGCCAGTAAACAACTGGTGACTGCCAACTAGTGACTGCCAACTGCCCACTGACCCTGCCCCCTACTCCACTTTTATCCTTTATCCTTCAGCCTTTATCCTTTCCCTGCCACCTACCACCTGCCCCCTCACCTTTCCCCCAAATGTTCTTCAGCATCGTCATTCCAACCTATAATCGCAAACCGATTCTGGAAAAGTGCCTCAAAGCGTTAGAAGATCAACGGTTTGATCCCGCGCTGATTGCCGGGTATGAGGTGGTCGTAGTGGATGATGGTTCCACCGATGGGACGGTGAACTGGCTCCAGGCGACGGCGATGGATTTTGCCCATGTGCGGTTGGTGCAACAGGATCACCAGGGTCCAGCCGCTGCCCGTAACCTGGGGGTTGAGAGCGCCACAGGCGATACGATTATTTTTATTGATAGTGATCTGGTCGTGACCGATCGCTTTCTCCAGTCCCATGCGGAGGCTTTGCAACGAGGAAAAGTAGAACTGGGCAGCGATCGGCTGTTTACCTACGGGCGGGTGATCAATACCTGCAATTTTGAAAACCCGACCGCGGAACCGTTTAAAGTAACCGATTTCTCGCAGGCGTTTTTTGCCACAGGTAATGTGGCGATCGATCGCAAATGGTTGGAACAAGCCGGACTGTTTGACACCCGCTTTCAGCTCTATGGCTGGGAAGATTTGGAATTAGGAGTGCGGCTGAAGCAACT from Kovacikia minuta CCNUW1 carries:
- a CDS encoding transposase, translated to METILQHAQALVYSLLCLMPSADQKASLKALLGLFLDAQGHALPAHTCVKSPSALSRFLNHYRWSTRQVIRTTRQAILQQIATHLPHAKIPIRILIDLTTLEKSGKFRQLSTPTSDPDHPDPWVRFLNGKRGLHLVVLYLVVGEWRVPWSFRVWRGKGYASPAQLGCKLLATVPQSLLKGRVVLVQADTEFGTVEFLNAVRQRSWRLVVGLRSNRTLQDGRCLKDLYRHAKRGLQVVLKDIDYPLTVSWFWLKRADNKRELRFVASTYPYSGAYLVQLGRKRWAIEGFFKTAKHQFGLHCFGQSTQLGVYRWLILSLIAYLLAHWIDQWSLPSVLDWKIASRLAVETLLPSIVWFQLLKQIRRSTDIAAQYGFEITLKSLPDPAYWERCKI
- a CDS encoding tetratricopeptide repeat protein, yielding MNLADGYYNRGNAYARYKDYEQAIADYAKVVELDPNNADVYKNRGNVYSAMKDYDLAIADYTYSIKLKSNDADAYYNRGIAYDDKRDYERAIVDYTQAIKLKPDFSIAYNNRGLAYGEKRNFERAISDLNQAIKLKPDDANAYDSRGTIYRNKGDKKSAIRDFKKVLELTKDPDLRKNAKQELKKLGVR
- a CDS encoding PIN domain-containing protein, which gives rise to MISHPRKNPAIKAWLQALLQTGTVVRIPEIWDYEVRRELLRANKLKGIQRLDTLKTILGYVPITTEVMLRAAEFWAQARQQGYPTADDRSLDADVILAAQAAVLVDLGNTVTVATTNVDHLNRFVPARLWDEIS
- a CDS encoding DUF6887 family protein, whose product is MSKPDFGAMTKPELRAYVIAHPDDQSAFQAFVDRFTSEASPETFDIPKSPAEVEEVEILIRQKLEQLKMNQA
- a CDS encoding Uma2 family endonuclease — protein: MTVSAGKRMTLTEFLHFDNDTGTRYELVDGVLVDMGAESTNNTSIAMALAFCLMQQLGIPAYRLATKHWIQVRSTKDTARTPDLIVHSEASYAAIAGDPEALLKLTDPAPLLVVEVVSPGKPGTPNYDRDYIEKRQEYATRGIPEYWLIDPQRQVVMVLWIEAEAYQAVTYTGEDAIVSPTFPNLSLTVEQILRAGRS
- a CDS encoding SDR family oxidoreductase, with the translated sequence MQKLLITGASGFLGWHLCQVAAADWEVYGTCLSRSIQVPGTKTLPVDLSNFQDLKTLFQTVQPDAVIHLAAQANLNRCQEQPKASHLINVTVSSHIAGLCADYGIPCAFSSTDQVFDGLHPPYRETDSVSPINRYGEQKALAENEMQSRYPQTAICRMPLMFGAVPPTASSFLQPFIQTLKEGRELNLFVDEIRTPVSGTTAATGLLLALQQVQGLIHLGGKEPISRYDFGRLMVEVLELPAAGLKACRQQDVKMAAPRPPDVSLDSSKAFDLGYAPPSLREELERVRERMREEG
- a CDS encoding potassium channel family protein, whose protein sequence is MRQSLKKILVGAVCFSVIFVVAVAGYMLAGWNLLDAIYMVVITVFGVGFGEIGPMNPPLRIFTIFVIVAGYTAVVYIVGGFLQMVAEGELNKALGARRMTREIAQLSGHIIICGFGRIGQILARKLVDAKIPFVVIDNNPDRIAAAEARGYLVHLGNASDEVILDSVGIDRARALATVLPDDAINVFITLTARNLNADLIILARGEFPTTEKKLRQAGADHVVLPAEIGAFRMSQIITHPASLNFLEESDGRRSINELLAQIDLQIDELLIPPGSTLIGTSIGTIEVRGHGTFLIVALRRADGSTIIHPSREVFLHEGDTVIVMGHRGDIPQFAAEYALKRQMQYRGARHRRR
- a CDS encoding PEP-CTERM sorting domain-containing protein (PEP-CTERM proteins occur, often in large numbers, in the proteomes of bacteria that also encode an exosortase, a predicted intramembrane cysteine proteinase. The presence of a PEP-CTERM domain at a protein's C-terminus predicts cleavage within the sorting domain, followed by covalent anchoring to some some component of the (usually Gram-negative) cell surface. Many PEP-CTERM proteins exhibit an unusual sequence composition that includes large numbers of potential glycosylation sites. Expression of one such protein has been shown restore the ability of a bacterium to form floc, a type of biofilm.) produces the protein MFKQFLKWAIAATSVTAGMLVIHANSAQAYSFTFQQDLTSSGTLSGEFAGIDANENGQLDAAEFTTFTSTFQGSEPGFTAVSWGLTNLAPFSYFIGPANYAFWVTAPANTPLNGRGWRSNTELQSTVVGYAFSQDGPISGRYFAQDSLTFTAAPVPEPASIAGLLMAGASITYIRHRRK
- a CDS encoding glycosyltransferase, whose product is MGSNLYFVWAGKGTLEDHFKQAVRQAGVDDRVTFVGELDAIEDWLDASDIFVLPSESEGLPLAVMEAMAKGIPVAASAVSGVPEGLGETGKLLTSPLYDSRAMIQELVSTLRTWAEDAPLRQKVGQSCKRRAEELFREERMVEETIAVIERVIHDFIKTS
- a CDS encoding glycosyltransferase, with the protein product MAPHILLYASPAIGGILQYNHSILCALAALGYQITYVQDIPEALVQMFGAEGMERTRQRAEWFAQQQKQLGIQQHFWLESATPAEAERIVREIAPDLLILSNGGPIANFSPKRAAIRANIPFIIIEHLVHPIKPKEVPQAYAELAQQYVEAKAVIAVSQNNLMLLRKLFGLAADKGQVIYCGRPATYFRSPDPDVRSRLRQQWHIPADAVVCFTAARIEYHQRLPVPACSN
- a CDS encoding glycosyltransferase family 2 protein — encoded protein: MFFSIVIPTYNRKPILEKCLKALEDQRFDPALIAGYEVVVVDDGSTDGTVNWLQATAMDFAHVRLVQQDHQGPAAARNLGVESATGDTIIFIDSDLVVTDRFLQSHAEALQRGKVELGSDRLFTYGRVINTCNFENPTAEPFKVTDFSQAFFATGNVAIDRKWLEQAGLFDTRFQLYGWEDLELGVRLKQLGLTLIKCPEAVGYHWHPPFSLDQIPNLIEKEIQRGRMGVLFYQKHPTWEVRMMIQMTWLHRLLWGVLSLGGLLNERTMAPFLQWLIDRGKPQLALEAARIFLNCYNVQGVYAAYAEIQQKN